From Terriglobales bacterium, the proteins below share one genomic window:
- a CDS encoding FAD-dependent oxidoreductase encodes MRRPNRREFVKTGAMVAVAAASGGRAAAEARPKSAIVVGAGAFGGWTALNLLRAGWQVTILDAWGPGNSRASSGGETRVIRATYGASRLYTRMAVESLAAWKEHERRVGAQLFHRTGALWMAGADDAYERAALPVLAAEGVAHEKLEAAEAAKRWPQISFAGVEYCLWERDAGYLLARRACATVLEQCQKEGGTYQQAEVFPGVSGKGLGNVTANGKALTADAYVFACGPWLNKLFPDLGPLVHPTRQEVLFFGVPAGDPRYTDAAMPVWIDNGPRLFYGIPGNEWRGFKLADDTRGHDFDPTTGERRVSEEGVKRAREYMEMRFPGMRGAPLVESRVCQYENSPDQDFILDRHPAAENVWLVGGGSGHGFKHGPAMGKMVAEAVTGKATPPKEFALARLKRAGGRGTGAWPPRHEA; translated from the coding sequence ATGCGCAGACCCAATCGCCGCGAGTTCGTGAAGACGGGAGCGATGGTCGCGGTCGCGGCCGCCAGCGGCGGCCGTGCCGCGGCGGAAGCGCGGCCGAAGTCGGCCATCGTCGTTGGCGCGGGCGCGTTCGGCGGCTGGACGGCGCTGAACCTGCTGCGCGCGGGCTGGCAGGTGACCATCCTCGACGCGTGGGGTCCGGGGAATTCGCGCGCCAGCTCGGGCGGGGAGACGCGCGTCATCCGCGCGACCTATGGCGCCTCCCGGCTCTACACGCGCATGGCGGTCGAGTCGCTGGCGGCGTGGAAGGAGCACGAGAGGCGCGTCGGGGCGCAACTGTTCCACCGCACCGGCGCGCTGTGGATGGCGGGCGCGGACGACGCCTACGAGCGCGCCGCTCTGCCGGTGCTCGCGGCGGAAGGCGTGGCGCACGAAAAACTCGAAGCGGCCGAGGCGGCGAAGCGCTGGCCGCAGATATCGTTCGCCGGCGTGGAGTACTGCCTGTGGGAGCGCGACGCCGGCTACCTGTTGGCGCGGCGCGCGTGCGCGACCGTGCTCGAGCAGTGCCAGAAGGAAGGCGGAACGTACCAGCAAGCGGAGGTCTTCCCCGGCGTTTCGGGAAAGGGTCTCGGCAATGTCACCGCCAATGGCAAAGCCCTGACCGCCGACGCTTACGTCTTCGCGTGCGGGCCGTGGCTAAACAAGCTCTTCCCGGACCTGGGGCCGCTGGTGCATCCGACGCGGCAGGAGGTCCTCTTCTTCGGCGTGCCGGCGGGGGACCCGCGCTACACCGACGCCGCCATGCCGGTGTGGATCGACAACGGCCCGCGGCTGTTCTATGGGATTCCCGGGAACGAGTGGCGCGGGTTCAAGCTCGCCGACGACACGCGCGGCCACGACTTCGACCCGACGACGGGCGAACGCCGCGTTTCGGAAGAAGGAGTGAAGCGCGCGCGCGAGTACATGGAGATGCGCTTCCCCGGGATGCGCGGCGCGCCGCTGGTGGAGAGCCGCGTGTGCCAGTACGAGAACTCGCCCGACCAGGATTTCATCCTCGATCGCCATCCGGCGGCGGAGAACGTGTGGCTGGTGGGCGGCGGCTCGGGCCACGGCTTCAAGCACGGACCGGCCATGGGAAAGATGGTCGCGGAGGCGGTCACCGGCAAGGCGACGCCGCCAAAAGAGTTCGCCCTCGCCCGCCTGAAGCGCGCCGGCGGCCGCGGCACGGGCGCCTGGCCGCCCAGGCACGAAGCGTAG
- a CDS encoding metallophosphoesterase — MRCPRALAVILLLASLMFAADQKPPKSKPHQPFTFIVFGDSRLPGYLPYRDDASVRRFFRAVIDYAYGPEVPFEAKTVYDSASGELVQVTLDVPGHPEKSATFLLRNGWPQTIKVGPEETVILRGEGQRWVFDQVVTALAAGAVPGEKRGARFALHTGDITYSGYSGNGEDNPYWRDFYSNFLSRLPAHGAAPLAARFYPAPGNHETWLDPGLEGFRREFPQLAPLGFSSEQRLYQFDYEGSRFLFLDTGDLDARRPSAWLSQHPDHAGQMQWLRAALSDARAAGLRNVFVTFHNPAFCVAGAGPIPADQNPHALLKEFARDLRITVFNGHVHTTEAFEVDGIRYLVLGNGGGEQTLNATAPPANYPPELYWRGAPRIEEYNYLEVSVSEKDALNLRLHRFRPTAAKQFETVELFR; from the coding sequence GTTCATCGTGTTCGGCGACAGCCGCCTGCCGGGCTACTTGCCGTACCGCGACGACGCCTCGGTGCGCCGCTTCTTCCGCGCCGTCATCGACTACGCCTACGGTCCTGAGGTCCCGTTCGAGGCCAAGACGGTCTACGACTCCGCCTCCGGCGAGCTCGTGCAGGTCACGCTCGACGTTCCCGGACACCCGGAGAAGTCCGCGACCTTTCTGCTGCGCAACGGATGGCCGCAGACCATCAAGGTCGGTCCCGAAGAGACGGTCATCTTGCGCGGAGAAGGGCAGCGCTGGGTCTTCGACCAGGTTGTGACCGCGCTCGCCGCCGGCGCCGTTCCCGGCGAGAAGCGCGGCGCGCGCTTCGCGCTCCACACCGGCGACATCACGTACTCAGGTTATTCAGGGAACGGAGAAGACAATCCCTACTGGCGCGATTTCTACTCGAACTTCCTGTCGCGCCTGCCCGCGCACGGCGCCGCACCGCTGGCTGCGCGCTTCTATCCCGCCCCTGGGAACCACGAGACCTGGCTCGACCCCGGCTTGGAAGGCTTCCGGCGCGAGTTCCCGCAGCTCGCGCCGCTGGGTTTCTCCTCCGAGCAGCGGCTCTACCAGTTCGACTACGAGGGCAGCCGGTTCCTGTTCCTCGATACCGGCGACCTCGACGCGCGGCGCCCCTCGGCGTGGCTCTCGCAGCATCCCGATCATGCCGGCCAGATGCAGTGGCTGCGCGCCGCGCTCTCAGACGCGCGCGCCGCGGGCCTGCGCAACGTGTTCGTCACCTTCCACAACCCGGCTTTCTGCGTGGCCGGGGCCGGCCCCATCCCCGCCGACCAGAACCCGCACGCGCTGCTCAAGGAGTTCGCCCGCGACCTCCGCATCACGGTCTTCAACGGCCACGTGCACACCACCGAGGCCTTCGAGGTCGACGGCATCCGGTATCTCGTGCTCGGCAATGGCGGCGGCGAGCAGACGCTCAACGCGACGGCTCCGCCCGCGAACTATCCGCCGGAGCTTTACTGGCGCGGCGCGCCGCGCATCGAGGAGTACAACTACCTGGAAGTCTCGGTGAGCGAGAAAGACGCGCTGAATTTGCGGCTGCACCGCTTCCGCCCGACGGCCGCCAAGCAGTTCGAGACCGTCGAGCTGTTCCGCTGA